The Vicia villosa cultivar HV-30 ecotype Madison, WI linkage group LG1, Vvil1.0, whole genome shotgun sequence genome includes a region encoding these proteins:
- the LOC131608393 gene encoding salicylate carboxymethyltransferase-like, with protein sequence MNVSQVLHMNGGVGEASYSNNSFVQQHVISLTKSIREEAITSLYCSTSPRTLAIADLGCSSGPNTLLVVSEFIKVVEKLCRASNHESPEYMIFLNDLSGNDFNNIFRSLDSFKEKLRGEMEHEMGPCYISGVPGSFYGRVFPKQSLHLVHSSYSLMWLSKVPENVNNNKGNIYMSSTSPANVLTAYYNQFQRDFSKFLKCRAVEVVEGGRMILTFLGRKSNNMCSKECCYIWELMAMALNDMVLEGIIKEEQLDTFNIPQYTPSPSEVKLEVLKEGSFNVDQLEVSEVNWNVLDEWNALACESHSSESLNDGAYNVTQCMRAVSEPMLINHFGESIIEDLFDRYQEILIDRMSKEKTKFVNVTISLTRKP encoded by the exons atgaatGTATCACAGGTATTGCACATGAATGGAGGTGTTGGAGAAGCAAGCTATTCAAACAACTCCTTTGTTCAG CAACATGTAATTTCTTTGACAAAGTCCATTAGAGAAGAAGCCATAACTAGTCTCTACTGTAGTACATCTCCAAGAACCCTAGCAATTGCAGACTTAGGTTGTTCTTCTGGACCAAACACTTTGCTGGTGGTATCAGAATTTATCAAGGTTGTGGAAAAGCTTTGTCGCGCGTCGAATCATGAATCTCCCGAATATATGATCTTCTTGAATGATTTATCGGGTAACGACTTCAACAACATCTTTAGATCTCTTGATAGCTTCAAAGAGAAACTACGCGGCGAAATGGAACATGAAATGGGACCGTGCTATATCTCTGGAGTTCCTGGTTCTTTCTATGGCAGGGTTTTTCCTAAACAAAGCTTGCATTTGGTTCATTCCTCTTACAGTCTTATGTGGCTTTCTAAG GTTCCTGAGAATGTAAACAACAATAAAGGCAACATTTACATGTCTAGTACAAGCCCTGCAAATGTTCTTACTGCATACTACAACCAATTTCAAAGAGATTTTTCGAAATTTCTGAAGTGTCGTGCAGTGGAAGTGGTCGAAGGAGGTCGGATGATTCTAACATTTTtaggaagaaaaagtaataataTGTGTAGCAAAGAGTGTTGCTACATTTGGGAGCTTATGGCTATGGCTCTTAATGACATGGTCTTGGAG GGAATCATAAAAGAAGAGCAACTTGATACCTTCAACATCCCTCAATACACTCCATCTCCATCGGAAGTGAAATTGGAGGTTCTCAAAGAAGGATCATTTAATGTCGATCAATTGGAAGTTTCTGAAGTGAATTGGAATGTTCTTGATGAATGGAATGCTCTTGCATGTGAATCTCATTCGTCTGAATCACTCAATGATGGTGCCTACAATGTTACACAATGCATGAGAGCTGTTTCTGAACCTATGCTAATTAACCATTTTGGAGAATCTATTATTGAAGATCTTTTTGATCGCTATCAAGAAATTCTGATTGATAGGATGTCCAAGGAGAAAACTAAGTTTGTCAATGTCACCATATCATTGACTAGAAAACCATGA
- the LOC131644592 gene encoding uncharacterized protein LOC131644592, which translates to MSTNDRIPSNLPILDSKNYDKWSKQMKVLFGYQEVLDIVNNGVTPLGAEPTAAHQATFREEKKKDYKALFLIHSCVDGDNFEKDGDCESAKQAWLILEKAYAGAAKAKVVRLQIHKRQFELTQMEDKEAINDYVTRITRLVNQIKSCGETILEQNVVSKILRSLTSRFDNIVGQKGERSNSNGDGDRSNARGGKPRDMSKIQCWKCKKLGHFQAKCGAKHLETKGDEAKVARQEVDDEATLLMMITDECDGMTEVLDSSCSSAEKATVLSSEQNVMISVRDGTEGKEEWYLDSGCSTHMTGRRDWFVQINQVAKNKVKFTDDSTLMAEGVGDVLIEKKDGGHSMIKDVLYIPGIKCNLLSIGQLLEKGYNIRLEDKILRVVDASGVLILKAPMATNRTFKVELKVLEHRCLATAASREEWLWHYRLGHLNFRDLKALQQEEKG; encoded by the exons ATGAGTACCAATGATCGAATCCCATCCAATTTACCGATTCTTGATTCGAAGAATTACGACAAGTGGTCTAAACAAATGAAGGTCTTGTTTGGATATCAAGAAGTTCTCGATATCGTCAACAATGGTGTCACACCTCTTGGGGCTGAACCTACAGCTGCACATCAAGCCACTTtcagggaagagaagaagaaagattacaaagctcTCTTCTTGATACACTCTTGTGTCGATGGTGATAATTTCGAAAAGGACGGTGATTGCGAGTCCGCGAAGCAAGCTTGGTTAATTCTTGAGAAAGCATATGCTGGGGCTGCGAAGGCGAAGGTTGTGAGGTTACAAATTCACAAGAGGCAATTCGAGTTAACGCAAATGGAAGATAAGGAAGCGATCAACGATTATGTGACGCGTATTACGCgcttagtgaatcaaatcaagtcgtGTGGGGAAACTATCTTAGAGCAGAATGTTGTGTCAAAAATCTTACGTTCGTTGACGTCAAGATTCGACAACATTGTG GGACAAAAGGGTGAGAGAAGCAACTCAAATGGTGATGGTGATCGAAGCAACGCGAGAGGTGGAAAACCAAGAGACATGAGCAAAATACAATGCTGGAAATGTAAGAAACTTGGGCATTTTCAAGCAAAGTGTGGTGCTAAACATCTTGAAACTAAAGGGGATGAAGCCAAGGTTGCTAGGCAAGAGGTGGATGATGAAGCCACACTCTTAATGATGATTACCGATGAGTGCGACGGCATGACAGAGGTGCTGGACAGCAGCTGCAGCAGTGCAGAAAAAGCGACAGTTTTGAGTtcggaacaaaatgtgatgatttcTGTTCGTGATGGAACTGAAGGCAAAGAGGAGTGGTACTTAGACTCCGGATGTTCAACGCATATGACGGgaagaagagattggtttgtgcaaaTCAATCAAGTGGCGAAAAACAAAGTGAAGTTTACGGACGATTCCACTCTCATGGCCGAAGGTGTCGGTGATGTGTTGATCGAGAAAAAGGATGGTGGACATTCTATGATCAAGGATGTGCTATATATTCCAGGTATTAAGtgtaatcttttgagtattggtcAATTGCTCGAAAAAGGTTACAACATACGGTTGGAAGATAAGATCTTGCGGGTTGTTGATGCTAGTGGTGTGTTGATCCTAAAGGCCCCCATGGCTACCAATAGGACCTTCAAAGTTGAACTGAAAGTATTGGAGCATAGGTGCTTAGCTACAGCTGCAAGTAGAGAGGAGTGGTTATGGCATTATCGTCTCGGTCACTTGAATTTTCGTGATCTCAAAGCGTTGCAACAAGAAG agaaaggatga